The Coffea arabica cultivar ET-39 chromosome 1e, Coffea Arabica ET-39 HiFi, whole genome shotgun sequence genome has a window encoding:
- the LOC113695875 gene encoding (S)-8-oxocitronellyl enol synthase CYC2-like: MAINDSNNKIVGVPVKCVAVIFGVTGLVGKELARRLLSSSSKRQWKVYGIARAPQIKETLHNPNYHFVSCDLLNPSETRQKLSPLDDVTHIFWVTWASQFPIDSPECCEENEAMMSNALNAILPRAKALKHVSLQTGTKHYISLQEQPNAKEVSYFDEQCPRVGTGHNFYYVLEDLLQERLGGKIPWSIHRPGFIMGCSHRSLYNLVGSLCVYGTICKKLNLPFLFGGTRECWEEMSIDASDARLVAEQHVWAATNEAVQSPRGQAFNAINGSGFTWKEIWPAIGTKFGLSMESLAGSDAMFDQDFMFSSAMAQKGGLWKEIVVQEGLVQTEMEELANWGFLDVLFRFPRKMLGTRYKVDGLGFTVRFQALDSILYWIDVMRQEKLIP, encoded by the coding sequence ATGGCTATCAATGACTCCAACAACAAAATAGTAGGCGTCCCTGTTAAATGTGTAGCGGTTATCTTCGGAGTCACGGGGCTTGTGGGGAAAGAGCTTGCGAGGAGGCTTCTTTCTTCATCCAGCAAGCGCCAATGGAAGGTATACGGCATAGCTCGAGCACCCCAGATTAAAGAAACCCTCCACAATCCAAATTACCATTTCGTTTCATGTGACCTCCTGAACCCTTCAGAAACTCGGCAAAAGCTTTCTCCATTAGATGATGTAACACACATCTTTTGGGTCACCTGGGCAAGCCAATTCCCCATAGATAGCCCCGAGTGTTGCGAGGAAAACGAGGCTATGATGTCCAATGCCTTGAACGCTATCCTCCCAAGAGCGAAGGCATTGAAGCACGTTTCTCTCCAGACGGGGACTAAGCATTACATTTCATTGCAAGAACAGCCTAATGCTAAAGAAGTTAGTTACTTTGACGAGCAATGTCCTAGGGTGGGCACCGGACATAACTTTTACTATGTCCTAGAGGACTTGCTCCAGGAGAGACTTGGAGGAAAGATTCCATGGTCGATTCATCGGCCGGGTTTCATCATGGGGTGTTCTCATAGATCCTTGTACAATTTAGTTGGTAGTTTGTGCGTTTATGGTACCATTTGTAAGAAATTAAACCTCCCATTTTTGTTTGGGGGGACAAGGGAGTGTTGGGAAGAAATGTCCATTGATGCCTCGGATGCTAGGCTCGTGGCTGAACAGCACGTCTGGGCAGCCACCAATGAAGCAGTACAATCCCCTCGTGGCCAAGCATTCAATGCGATCAATGGATCAGGTTTCACGTGGAAGGAGATATGGCCAGCTATAGGTACGAAATTTGGGTTGTCCATGGAATCATTAGCAGGCTCTGATGCCATGTTCGATCAAGATTTCATGTTTTCTTCGGCTATGGCTCAAAAGGGAGGACTTTGGAAAGAAATAGTAGTGCAAGAAGGTCTAGTCCAAACGGAGATGGAGGAGTTGGCAAATTGGGGATTCCTGGACGTTTTGTTTCGATTCCCAAGAAAAATGTTAGGAACCCGATACAAAGTTGATGGACTTGGCTTCACGGTGAGGTTCCAAGCTTTGGATTCAATACTCTACTGGATTGACGTCATGAGGCAAGAGAAGCTAATTCCATGA